In a genomic window of Pseudomonas putida:
- a CDS encoding sulfite exporter TauE/SafE family protein gives MNTLATFYQNLGLALSLLVLATFLLAGTIKGVIGLGLPTISMGLLGLAMAPSQAAALLIIPATLTNVWQLAFGGHLQGLIKRLWPMLLAIFIGTGAGTLWIGMVGGHWVVRGLGAALLLYALSGLFLPTQRVGERSEGWLGPLCGLITGVITSATGVFVIPAVPYLQALGLSKDELVQALGLSFTVSTLALAAGLLWRGALGGGELSASLLALIPAVLGMWLGQWLRQGISAVLFKRVFFIGLGLLGGHLLISG, from the coding sequence ATGAATACTCTCGCCACGTTCTACCAAAACCTCGGTCTGGCCCTGTCTTTACTGGTTCTCGCCACCTTCCTCCTGGCCGGCACCATCAAGGGCGTGATCGGCCTCGGCCTGCCAACCATTTCCATGGGGCTGCTCGGTCTGGCTATGGCGCCATCGCAGGCTGCCGCATTGCTGATCATCCCGGCCACACTGACGAATGTCTGGCAACTGGCATTCGGCGGCCATCTGCAAGGGCTGATCAAGCGGCTGTGGCCGATGCTGCTGGCGATCTTCATCGGCACCGGCGCGGGCACGTTGTGGATTGGCATGGTCGGTGGACATTGGGTGGTGCGTGGGCTGGGCGCGGCGTTGTTGCTCTACGCCTTGAGTGGTCTGTTCCTGCCGACCCAGCGTGTTGGCGAACGCAGCGAAGGTTGGCTCGGCCCGTTGTGCGGCCTGATCACTGGCGTCATCACCTCCGCCACGGGCGTGTTCGTGATACCGGCGGTGCCGTATCTGCAAGCATTGGGCTTGAGCAAGGACGAACTGGTGCAGGCGCTGGGGCTGTCGTTCACCGTCTCGACCCTGGCCCTGGCCGCCGGGCTGTTATGGCGCGGCGCCCTCGGCGGTGGCGAGCTGAGCGCCTCGCTGCTGGCGCTGATCCCGGCGGTGCTCGGCATGTGGCTGGGGCAGTGGCTGCGCCAGGGGATCAGCGCGGTGTTGTTCAAGCGCGTGTTCTTCATTGGCCTTGGATTGCTCGGCGGCCACTTATTGATCAGCGGCTAG
- a CDS encoding putative quinol monooxygenase — translation MSEMQGFILHAKTRPEKSDAFEAFFSGYVEASRAEPGCIEYHMLRDKQDPTLFIFYEIWQSQAHLDVHSNLPHMKEFLAQRDEYLERDFEIRAIEMISAPSASR, via the coding sequence GTGAGTGAAATGCAAGGCTTCATCCTGCACGCCAAGACCCGCCCGGAAAAATCCGACGCCTTCGAAGCGTTCTTCAGCGGTTACGTAGAGGCCAGTCGCGCCGAACCCGGCTGCATCGAATACCACATGCTGCGCGACAAGCAGGACCCGACCCTGTTCATCTTCTACGAAATCTGGCAGTCCCAGGCGCACCTCGACGTGCATTCGAACCTGCCGCACATGAAGGAATTTCTCGCTCAGCGCGATGAGTACCTGGAGCGGGATTTCGAGATCCGTGCGATCGAGATGATCAGCGCGCCCTCCGCTAGCCGCTGA
- a CDS encoding amino acid permease, whose amino-acid sequence MTDNAGFETISNREHGLRRQLTSGQMSMIAIGGAIGTGLFMGSAYAIGYAGPSVLLSYAIGAIITLLLMGCLAEMTVAHSTSGSFGAYAEFYISPLAGFLVRYAYWAAIVLAVGTEVTAVAMYMKYWFANVPEWVWIVSFSSVLIVLNAISVKTFGTFEYWFSTIKIGAIVGFIILAVYVVFGSGNPEYGVHNYTAHGGFFPHGLQGMWVAVIVSIFSYLSVEMIAVAAGEAKDPERAVKQAFRATMVRLVVFYLLTLALMLAIVPWVQAGQAQSPFVTVMQAIGIPGATGVMNFVILIAALSAMNSQLYITTRMMFSLSRGGYAPKAMGKLSKSGIPLNALLLSSSGITLATLLNILYPESSFTLMMAISMFGAIFTWFMIFLTHYCFRRYHQRHGERQLSFRMRLFPYTTGLGLLLMGAVMITTYFTEAFKMTLVFGVPFLLLLTVVYWVFFRKAEPASLGAQRAEQGSGIAGQVGE is encoded by the coding sequence ATGACCGACAACGCCGGTTTTGAAACGATATCCAACCGTGAGCACGGCCTGCGGCGTCAGCTGACGTCGGGGCAGATGAGCATGATCGCCATCGGCGGTGCGATCGGCACCGGGTTGTTCATGGGCAGTGCCTACGCCATCGGCTATGCCGGGCCGAGCGTGCTGCTCAGCTACGCCATCGGCGCGATCATCACCTTGCTGCTGATGGGCTGCCTGGCGGAAATGACCGTGGCCCATTCGACCTCGGGGTCGTTCGGCGCCTATGCCGAGTTTTACATCAGCCCGCTGGCCGGGTTTCTGGTGCGTTATGCCTACTGGGCGGCCATCGTGCTGGCGGTCGGCACCGAAGTGACGGCGGTGGCGATGTACATGAAGTACTGGTTCGCCAACGTGCCGGAGTGGGTGTGGATCGTGTCGTTCTCCAGTGTGCTGATCGTGTTGAACGCCATCAGCGTGAAGACCTTCGGCACCTTCGAATACTGGTTCTCGACCATCAAGATCGGCGCGATCGTCGGCTTCATCATCCTCGCGGTGTATGTGGTGTTCGGCTCCGGCAACCCGGAATACGGCGTGCACAACTACACCGCCCACGGCGGCTTTTTCCCTCATGGCCTGCAAGGCATGTGGGTGGCGGTGATCGTGTCGATCTTCAGCTACTTGAGTGTGGAGATGATCGCGGTGGCCGCCGGTGAGGCGAAGGACCCGGAGCGGGCGGTGAAGCAGGCCTTTCGCGCGACCATGGTGCGGCTGGTGGTGTTCTACCTGCTGACCCTGGCGCTGATGCTGGCGATCGTGCCGTGGGTCCAGGCCGGCCAGGCCCAGAGCCCGTTCGTCACGGTCATGCAGGCCATCGGCATTCCCGGCGCGACCGGCGTGATGAACTTCGTGATCCTGATCGCGGCGCTGTCGGCGATGAACAGCCAGTTGTACATCACCACGCGCATGATGTTCAGCCTGTCCCGTGGCGGCTACGCGCCGAAGGCCATGGGCAAGTTGAGCAAGTCGGGCATTCCCCTGAACGCGCTGTTGCTGTCCAGCTCGGGCATCACATTGGCGACCTTGCTCAACATCCTCTATCCGGAAAGTTCGTTCACCCTGATGATGGCGATTTCCATGTTCGGCGCCATCTTCACCTGGTTCATGATCTTCCTGACGCACTACTGCTTCCGGCGTTACCACCAGCGTCACGGCGAGCGCCAGCTGTCGTTCCGCATGCGCCTGTTCCCGTACACAACCGGGCTGGGTTTGCTGCTGATGGGCGCGGTAATGATCACCACCTACTTCACCGAGGCCTTCAAGATGACCCTGGTGTTCGGGGTGCCGTTCCTGCTGTTGCTGACGGTGGTCTACTGGGTGTTTTTCCGCAAAGCCGAACCGGCCTCACTCGGCGCGCAACGTGCCGAGCAAGGTTCGGGCATAGCCGGGCAGGTCGGTGAATGA
- a CDS encoding MurR/RpiR family transcriptional regulator, with product MDILYQIRARQDSFSAGEGRIARLMLDDVGFAASASLDELALRAEVSTATLSRFARTVGCRDLRDLRLQLAQASGVGSRFLDPAGTPEQSAFYGQIVGDIESTLRQHLSGFDESRFADAVKLLGKARMIHAFGMGGCSTLCSDELQVRLVRLGYPISVCHDAVMMRITASSLSAEHVVIVCSLTGITPELIETVELARSYGARILAITRGDSTLAQLADIVLPLQSAETSFIYKPTAARYGMLLAIDVLATELALANPQDNQERLRRIKLALDDYRGGDDHLPLGD from the coding sequence ATGGACATCCTTTACCAGATTCGCGCCCGCCAGGATTCTTTCAGCGCCGGTGAAGGACGCATCGCCCGCCTGATGCTCGACGACGTCGGCTTCGCCGCTTCCGCCAGCCTCGACGAACTGGCGCTGCGGGCGGAAGTCAGCACCGCGACCCTGTCGCGATTCGCCCGCACCGTGGGCTGTCGCGACTTGCGTGACCTGCGCCTGCAACTGGCCCAGGCCAGCGGCGTCGGCAGCCGCTTCCTCGACCCGGCGGGCACGCCCGAGCAATCGGCGTTCTACGGGCAGATCGTCGGCGATATCGAATCGACCCTGCGCCAGCATCTGTCGGGCTTCGACGAGTCGCGGTTTGCCGATGCGGTGAAACTGCTGGGCAAGGCGCGGATGATTCACGCCTTTGGCATGGGCGGCTGCTCGACCCTGTGCAGCGATGAATTGCAGGTGCGGCTGGTGCGCCTCGGCTACCCGATTTCGGTCTGCCACGACGCGGTGATGATGCGCATCACCGCCTCCAGCCTCAGCGCCGAACACGTGGTGATCGTCTGCTCGCTGACCGGCATCACCCCGGAGCTGATCGAAACGGTGGAGCTGGCCCGCAGCTACGGTGCGCGGATTCTGGCCATCACCCGTGGCGACTCGACGCTGGCACAACTGGCCGACATCGTCCTGCCGCTGCAAAGCGCCGAAACCTCCTTCATCTACAAACCCACGGCGGCGCGCTACGGCATGCTGCTGGCCATCGATGTGCTTGCCACCGAGCTGGCACTGGCCAATCCTCAAGACAATCAAGAGCGTCTGCGGCGGATCAAGCTCGCCCTGGACGATTACCGCGGCGGCGACGATCACCTGCCGCTGGGAGACTGA
- a CDS encoding LysR substrate-binding domain-containing protein codes for MHFDLTDLRLYLHILDTGNITAGAARSHLSLAAASARIRAMESSLGIDFLERGRRGVTPTPAGKALAQHARLLLQQAERMQQDLAEYAKGVKGQVRLLCNTTAITEHLPEVLADFLCQHPNLDIDLQEMPSLRIVHALRQGAADLGIVSDAVDTHALETLPFRDDPLVLIMPSEHPLAHAATPRFSETLRYDYVGLAADSALSVYLEEQALHAGARLQIRIRAEGFDGVMRMVARGAGLAIVPLAAIQRRPVDQSLKSFILEEAWAQRKLLLCARSFTDLPGYARTLLGTLRAE; via the coding sequence ATGCACTTCGACCTCACCGACCTGCGCCTCTACCTGCACATCCTCGACACCGGCAACATCACCGCCGGCGCCGCCCGCAGTCACCTGTCCCTGGCAGCGGCGAGTGCACGGATCCGGGCGATGGAGTCTTCACTGGGCATCGATTTTCTGGAACGCGGTCGTCGCGGAGTCACGCCGACGCCGGCGGGAAAGGCCCTGGCGCAACACGCCCGGCTTTTGCTGCAACAGGCCGAGCGCATGCAGCAGGATCTGGCCGAGTACGCCAAAGGTGTCAAAGGTCAGGTACGTCTGCTGTGCAATACGACGGCGATCACCGAGCACCTTCCGGAAGTGCTGGCGGACTTCCTTTGCCAGCATCCCAACCTCGACATCGACCTGCAGGAAATGCCGAGCCTGCGCATCGTCCACGCCTTGCGCCAGGGTGCGGCGGACCTTGGCATCGTCTCGGACGCCGTGGACACCCACGCGCTGGAGACCCTGCCCTTTCGCGATGATCCGCTGGTGCTGATCATGCCCTCCGAACACCCATTGGCCCACGCCGCCACGCCGCGTTTCAGCGAGACGCTGCGCTACGACTACGTCGGCCTGGCCGCCGACAGCGCCCTGTCGGTGTACCTCGAAGAACAGGCGCTGCACGCCGGGGCCCGCCTGCAAATCCGCATCCGTGCGGAAGGTTTCGACGGCGTGATGCGCATGGTCGCTCGAGGCGCCGGACTTGCCATCGTGCCGTTGGCGGCGATCCAGCGACGGCCCGTGGATCAATCCTTGAAAAGCTTCATCCTCGAAGAAGCCTGGGCCCAGCGAAAGCTGCTGCTGTGCGCCCGCTCATTCACCGACCTGCCCGGCTATGCCCGAACCTTGCTCGGCACGTTGCGCGCCGAGTGA
- a CDS encoding LysR family transcriptional regulator, with translation MKARSDELQIFVCVIECGSISAAAEQVGQTPSAVSRTLSRLEAKLDTTLINRTTRRMDLTEEGKYFFEHAKLILDQMDELEERLTSRQQTPSGRLRINAASPFMLHAIVPYIDEFRRLYPDIQLELNSNDLIIDLLEQSTDIAIRIGTLADSTLHARSLGCSPIHIVASPAYLEKHGTPTAVADLANHTLLGFTQNEGLNQWPLRYVHGDRWPIEASLSASSGETIRHLALEGQGIASLSHYMTIEDIRAGRLKVLLAEFNSGYRQPINAVYYRNSQLALRIQCFLDFIQGKLALYAGEDFKADS, from the coding sequence GTGAAAGCCAGATCCGATGAGTTGCAGATATTCGTCTGCGTGATCGAGTGCGGTTCGATCTCCGCCGCCGCCGAGCAGGTCGGGCAAACACCGTCGGCGGTCAGCCGCACCTTGTCGCGCCTGGAAGCCAAGCTCGACACGACCCTGATCAACCGCACCACGCGGCGCATGGATCTGACCGAGGAGGGCAAGTATTTCTTCGAGCACGCCAAGCTGATTCTCGATCAGATGGACGAACTCGAAGAGCGCCTGACCTCGCGTCAGCAAACGCCCTCAGGGCGCCTTCGCATCAACGCCGCGTCACCCTTCATGCTGCACGCCATCGTGCCCTACATCGATGAGTTCCGCCGGCTCTACCCGGATATCCAGCTCGAACTCAACAGCAACGACCTGATCATCGACTTGCTCGAACAAAGCACCGACATCGCCATCCGCATCGGCACCCTGGCCGACTCGACCCTGCACGCTCGCTCACTGGGTTGCAGCCCGATCCACATCGTCGCCAGCCCCGCCTATCTGGAAAAGCACGGCACGCCGACGGCGGTGGCCGACCTGGCCAATCACACGCTGCTGGGCTTCACCCAGAACGAGGGCCTGAACCAGTGGCCATTGCGCTACGTGCACGGTGATCGCTGGCCGATCGAGGCCTCGCTCAGCGCCTCCAGCGGCGAGACCATCCGTCATCTGGCGCTGGAAGGCCAGGGCATCGCCAGCCTGTCGCACTACATGACCATCGAAGACATTCGTGCGGGGCGCTTGAAAGTCCTGCTGGCCGAGTTCAACAGCGGCTATCGCCAGCCGATCAACGCGGTGTACTACCGCAACTCGCAACTGGCCCTGCGAATTCAATGTTTCCTCGATTTCATCCAGGGCAAGTTGGCGCTTTATGCGGGTGAGGACTTCAAGGCGGATTCGTGA
- a CDS encoding SulP family inorganic anion transporter, which produces MKPKHLRADILAGLTTSFALLPECIAFALVAHLNPLMGLYGAFIICTLTALFGGRPGMVSGAAGSMAVVIVALVVQHGVQYLLATVLLGGLIMMAFGLLKLGKLVRMVPHPVMLGFVNGLAIVIALAQLEHFKNGDAWLSGTPLYIMIGLVVATMAIVYVLPRLTLAVPPALAAILGVGLAVYLLGLPTRTLGDMAHIAGGLPTFALPDIPWNLDTLRIIAPYAILMALVGLLETLLTLNLTDEITESRGYPDRECVALGAANVVSGAFGGMGGCAMIGQTMINLSSGGRGRLSGVVAGVAIVLFILFLSPLIERIPLAALVGVMFVVSQQTFAWASLRVVNKVPLNDVLVIIAVTVITVFTDLATAVLCGIIIAALNFAWQQARELYADSHLEADGSKLYLMHGTLFFASTTPFLNQFDPANDPAVVTIDCRHLSFVDYSAIAALKTLRERYAKAGKHLRVLHLSERCKKLLKRAHVAHD; this is translated from the coding sequence ATGAAACCAAAACACCTGCGCGCCGACATCCTGGCCGGCCTCACCACGTCTTTTGCCCTGCTGCCCGAATGCATCGCCTTCGCGCTGGTGGCCCACCTCAATCCGCTGATGGGGCTGTACGGTGCATTCATCATCTGCACCCTGACCGCGTTGTTCGGTGGCCGGCCGGGCATGGTGTCCGGTGCCGCCGGCTCCATGGCGGTGGTGATCGTCGCGCTGGTGGTACAGCACGGTGTGCAGTACTTGCTGGCCACGGTGCTGCTGGGCGGGTTGATCATGATGGCGTTCGGTCTGCTCAAGCTCGGCAAGTTGGTACGCATGGTGCCGCACCCGGTGATGCTGGGTTTCGTCAACGGCCTGGCGATCGTCATTGCCCTGGCCCAGTTGGAACACTTCAAGAACGGCGACGCGTGGCTGAGCGGTACGCCGCTGTACATCATGATCGGGCTGGTGGTCGCGACCATGGCGATTGTCTATGTGCTGCCACGTTTGACCCTTGCGGTGCCGCCGGCATTGGCGGCGATTCTCGGCGTGGGCCTGGCGGTGTACCTGCTTGGCCTGCCGACCCGCACCCTGGGCGACATGGCGCACATCGCCGGTGGCTTGCCGACCTTCGCCCTGCCGGACATTCCCTGGAACCTCGACACCCTGCGCATCATCGCCCCCTACGCGATCCTCATGGCGCTGGTGGGCCTGCTGGAAACCCTGCTGACCCTGAACCTCACCGACGAAATCACCGAGAGCCGCGGCTACCCGGATCGTGAGTGCGTGGCGCTGGGCGCGGCGAACGTGGTGTCCGGCGCGTTCGGTGGCATGGGCGGCTGCGCGATGATCGGCCAGACCATGATCAACCTCAGTTCCGGTGGGCGCGGTCGCCTGTCCGGGGTGGTGGCCGGGGTGGCGATTGTGTTGTTCATCCTGTTCCTGTCGCCGCTGATCGAGCGCATTCCGCTGGCGGCGCTGGTGGGGGTGATGTTCGTGGTGTCGCAGCAGACCTTCGCCTGGGCCTCTTTGCGGGTGGTCAACAAGGTGCCGCTCAACGATGTGCTGGTTATCATTGCGGTGACGGTGATCACCGTGTTCACCGACCTGGCCACGGCCGTGCTGTGCGGGATCATCATCGCCGCGCTGAATTTCGCCTGGCAGCAGGCCCGCGAGCTGTACGCCGACAGTCATCTGGAGGCTGACGGCAGCAAGCTGTACCTGATGCACGGCACGCTGTTTTTCGCCTCGACCACGCCTTTTCTCAATCAATTCGACCCGGCCAACGACCCGGCCGTGGTGACCATCGACTGCCGTCACCTGAGCTTCGTCGACTATTCGGCCATCGCCGCCCTCAAGACCTTGCGTGAGCGCTATGCAAAGGCCGGCAAGCATTTGCGGGTGCTGCATTTGTCCGAGCGCTGCAAGAAGTTGCTCAAGCGGGCGCACGTCGCACACGACTGA
- the kynU gene encoding kynureninase — protein MTTRNDCLALDAQDALAPLRQQFALPEGVIYLDGNSLGARPVASLARAQAVIAEEWGNGLIRSWNTAGWRDLSERLGNRLASLIGARDGEVVVTDTTSINLFKVLSAALRVQSERSPQRRVIVTESSNFPTDLYIAEGLTQMLQQGYSLRLVDSPEELPQAIDQDTAVVMLTHVNYKTGYMHDMQGLTTLAHECGALTIWDLAHSAGAVPVDLHQAGADYAIGCTYKYLNGGPGSQAFVWVSPTLCDLVSQPLSGWFGHSRQFAMESHYEPSNGIARYLCGTQPITSLAMVECGLDVFAQTNMASLRRKSLALTDLFIELVEQRCAGHELTLVTPREHAKRGSHVSFEHPEGYAVIQALIARGVIGDYREPRIMRFGFTPLYTTFTEVWDAVQILGEILDEKTWAQAQFQVRHSVT, from the coding sequence ATGACTACAAGAAACGATTGCCTGGCGCTTGATGCGCAGGACGCCCTGGCGCCTCTGCGTCAACAATTCGCACTGCCTGAAGGCGTGATCTACCTCGACGGCAACTCCTTGGGTGCCCGGCCAGTCGCGTCGTTGGCCCGGGCCCAGGCGGTGATCGCCGAAGAATGGGGCAACGGCCTGATTCGCAGCTGGAACACGGCGGGTTGGCGCGACCTCAGCGAGCGTCTGGGCAACCGCCTTGCCAGCCTGATCGGCGCCCGCGACGGTGAAGTCGTGGTGACCGACACCACCTCGATCAACCTGTTCAAGGTGCTCAGCGCTGCCTTGCGCGTGCAGTCTGAACGCTCGCCGCAGCGGCGGGTGATCGTCACCGAATCCAGCAACTTCCCCACCGACCTGTACATCGCCGAAGGCCTGACGCAGATGCTTCAGCAGGGTTACAGCCTGCGTCTGGTCGACAGCCCCGAAGAGCTGCCGCAAGCGATCGACCAGGACACGGCAGTGGTCATGCTCACCCACGTGAACTACAAGACCGGCTACATGCACGACATGCAGGGCCTGACCACACTCGCCCACGAGTGCGGCGCACTGACCATCTGGGATCTGGCGCATTCCGCCGGTGCGGTGCCGGTGGACCTGCATCAGGCCGGTGCCGACTACGCCATCGGTTGCACCTACAAGTATCTCAATGGCGGCCCGGGTTCCCAGGCGTTCGTCTGGGTATCGCCGACGCTGTGCGATCTGGTGTCGCAGCCGTTGTCCGGCTGGTTCGGCCATTCGCGGCAGTTTGCCATGGAGTCGCATTACGAACCGAGCAACGGCATTGCCCGTTACCTGTGCGGCACCCAGCCGATTACCTCGCTGGCGATGGTCGAGTGCGGCCTGGACGTGTTCGCCCAGACCAACATGGCCAGCCTGCGCCGCAAATCCCTGGCACTGACGGACCTGTTCATCGAGCTGGTCGAGCAACGTTGTGCCGGCCATGAACTGACCCTGGTCACGCCGCGTGAACACGCCAAGCGCGGCAGTCATGTCAGCTTCGAACACCCTGAAGGTTATGCGGTGATCCAGGCCCTGATCGCCCGTGGCGTGATCGGTGATTACCGCGAGCCGCGGATCATGCGCTTCGGTTTCACGCCGCTGTACACCACCTTCACCGAGGTCTGGGATGCCGTGCAGATCCTGGGTGAAATCCTCGATGAGAAAACCTGGGCGCAAGCACAATTCCAGGTTCGCCACAGCGTCACCTGA
- a CDS encoding GntP family permease has product MTPSFGHWLLVYAAVAIIALIVLIARYRLNPFIVITLITLGLALVAGMPPSGVVGAYEAGVGKTLGHIALVVALGTMLGKMMAESGGAEQVARTLIDRFGEKNAHWAMVCIAFLVGLPLFFEVGFVLLVPIAFTVARRVGVSILMVGLPMVAGLSVVHALVPPHPAAMLAVQVYQASVGQTLLYAIAVGIPTAIIAGPLYAKFIVPRIQLPAENPLERQFLEREPRDSLPGFGITMATILLPVVLMLIGGWANLISTPDTSLNQFLLFIGNSVIALLLATLLSFWTLGIAQGFNRESILKFTNECLAPTASITLLVGAGGGLNKILVDAGVTDQIVGLAHEFHLSPLLMGWLFAALMRIATGSATVAMTTASGVVAPVAIGLGYPHPELLVLATGAGSVIFSHVNDGGFWLIKEYFNMTVAQTFKTWTVLETLISLVAFGLTVGLSYLI; this is encoded by the coding sequence ATGACCCCGTCCTTCGGCCATTGGCTGCTGGTGTATGCCGCCGTTGCCATCATTGCCCTGATCGTTCTGATCGCCCGCTACCGGCTCAATCCGTTCATTGTCATCACCCTGATTACCCTCGGCCTGGCGCTGGTCGCGGGGATGCCGCCGTCTGGCGTGGTGGGGGCTTATGAGGCCGGGGTTGGCAAGACGCTGGGGCACATCGCGCTGGTGGTGGCGCTGGGCACGATGCTCGGCAAGATGATGGCCGAGTCCGGGGGCGCCGAGCAGGTGGCGCGGACCCTGATCGACCGGTTCGGCGAGAAGAATGCGCACTGGGCGATGGTCTGCATTGCGTTTCTGGTGGGCTTGCCGTTGTTCTTCGAGGTCGGTTTCGTGCTGCTGGTGCCGATTGCGTTCACCGTGGCGCGCCGGGTGGGTGTGTCGATCCTGATGGTCGGCCTGCCAATGGTCGCAGGGCTCTCGGTGGTGCATGCGCTGGTGCCGCCGCACCCGGCGGCGATGCTGGCGGTACAGGTCTATCAGGCGTCGGTGGGGCAGACCTTGCTCTACGCGATTGCGGTTGGCATTCCCACGGCGATCATCGCTGGCCCCCTGTACGCCAAATTCATCGTGCCGCGCATTCAGTTGCCGGCGGAAAACCCGCTGGAGCGCCAGTTCCTCGAACGCGAACCCCGCGACAGCCTGCCGGGCTTCGGCATCACCATGGCAACCATTCTACTGCCGGTGGTGCTGATGCTGATCGGCGGCTGGGCCAACCTGATTTCCACGCCGGACACGAGCCTCAACCAGTTCCTGCTGTTCATCGGCAACTCGGTGATTGCGCTGCTGCTGGCAACCCTGTTGAGCTTCTGGACCCTCGGCATCGCCCAGGGCTTCAACCGCGAATCGATCCTCAAGTTCACCAACGAATGCCTGGCACCGACCGCCAGCATCACCCTGCTGGTGGGTGCCGGCGGCGGTCTGAACAAGATTCTGGTGGACGCCGGCGTCACCGACCAGATCGTCGGCCTGGCCCACGAATTCCATCTGTCGCCGCTGTTGATGGGCTGGCTGTTCGCCGCGCTGATGCGCATCGCCACCGGTTCCGCCACCGTGGCCATGACTACCGCATCGGGCGTGGTCGCGCCGGTGGCCATCGGCCTGGGCTATCCGCATCCGGAATTGCTGGTGCTGGCCACCGGTGCCGGCTCGGTGATCTTTTCTCACGTCAACGACGGCGGCTTCTGGTTGATCAAGGAATACTTCAACATGACGGTGGCCCAGACCTTCAAGACCTGGACCGTGTTGGAAACCCTGATTTCGCTGGTTGCCTTCGGCCTGACCGTTGGCCTTTCCTACCTGATTTAA
- a CDS encoding NAD-dependent epimerase/dehydratase family protein: MNVFVTGAAGFIGGSIATGLIQAGHSVTGLVRNAEQANEMKTLGITPVIGTLDDSALLAEQARAADAVINAASSDHRGAVEALLGALRGSNKVFLHTSGSSIVGDASGGKSSDIIYFEDNLPEPTVDKAARVAIDNLILAAAKDGVNSAVICNTLIYGHSLGVNRDSVQLPRLLKQARKSGVVRHVGPGQNIWSNVHIEDVVSLYLLALTKNVPGTFYFVESGEASFIDMTTAMAQALNLGEPQDWPLKAAEAEWGYEMANYGLGSNSRVRGKQARELLGWVPKRASVVEWIRSEMV, encoded by the coding sequence ATGAACGTATTCGTCACCGGCGCTGCCGGCTTTATTGGCGGTTCCATCGCCACGGGTTTGATCCAGGCCGGTCACAGCGTCACAGGCCTGGTGCGCAATGCCGAACAGGCTAATGAAATGAAGACGCTGGGCATCACGCCGGTGATTGGCACGCTGGACGACAGCGCGTTGCTGGCCGAACAGGCCCGTGCCGCCGACGCCGTGATCAACGCCGCCAGCAGCGACCATCGCGGTGCCGTCGAAGCCTTGCTCGGTGCCTTGCGCGGTTCCAACAAGGTGTTCCTGCACACCAGCGGTTCGAGCATCGTCGGCGATGCGTCGGGCGGCAAATCCAGCGACATCATCTACTTCGAGGACAACCTGCCGGAGCCCACCGTCGACAAGGCCGCCCGCGTGGCCATCGACAACCTGATCCTCGCGGCGGCGAAAGACGGGGTGAACTCGGCGGTCATCTGTAACACCCTGATATACGGCCACAGCCTGGGCGTCAATCGCGACAGCGTGCAGTTGCCACGCTTGCTGAAACAGGCGCGCAAGAGCGGCGTGGTGCGCCACGTCGGCCCCGGCCAGAACATCTGGTCGAACGTGCACATCGAAGACGTGGTGTCGCTGTACCTGCTGGCGCTGACCAAAAACGTACCGGGCACGTTCTACTTCGTCGAAAGCGGTGAGGCGTCGTTCATCGACATGACCACCGCGATGGCTCAGGCGCTGAACTTGGGCGAGCCGCAAGACTGGCCGCTCAAGGCCGCCGAGGCCGAGTGGGGGTATGAGATGGCCAACTATGGTTTGGGCTCCAACAGCCGGGTGCGTGGCAAGCAGGCGCGGGAGTTGTTGGGGTGGGTGCCGAAGCGGGCTTCGGTGGTGGAGTGGATTCGCAGCGAGATGGTGTGA
- a CDS encoding NAD(P)H-dependent oxidoreductase: MKKVLLLNGGKQFAHSDGRYNATLHEAALSVLDRGGLDVKTTFIDGGYDIAEEVAKFLWADVIIYQMPGWWMGAPWTVKKYIDEVFTEGHGSLYASDGRTRSDSSQKYGSGGLIQGKQYMLSLTWNAPQQAFDDPTDFFEGKGVDAVYFPFHKANEFLGMTGLPTFLAVDVMKRPDIAGHVAQYEQHLTEVFGLKA; this comes from the coding sequence ATGAAAAAAGTCCTGTTGCTCAACGGCGGCAAACAATTCGCCCACTCCGACGGTCGCTACAACGCCACCTTGCACGAAGCTGCACTGAGCGTGCTGGACCGTGGTGGCCTGGACGTGAAAACCACTTTCATCGACGGCGGCTACGACATCGCCGAAGAAGTGGCCAAATTCCTCTGGGCTGACGTGATCATTTACCAGATGCCCGGCTGGTGGATGGGCGCACCCTGGACCGTCAAGAAATACATCGACGAAGTGTTCACCGAAGGCCACGGCAGCCTCTACGCCAGCGACGGCCGCACCCGTTCCGATTCCTCGCAGAAATACGGCAGCGGCGGCCTGATCCAGGGCAAGCAGTACATGCTGTCGCTGACCTGGAACGCCCCGCAGCAAGCCTTCGACGACCCGACCGATTTCTTCGAAGGCAAGGGCGTGGACGCGGTGTATTTCCCCTTCCACAAGGCCAACGAGTTCCTCGGCATGACCGGCCTGCCGACTTTCCTGGCCGTGGACGTGATGAAGCGCCCGGACATTGCAGGGCATGTGGCGCAATATGAGCAGCATCTGACCGAGGTGTTTGGCCTCAAGGCTTGA